Below is a genomic region from Cognatiyoonia koreensis.
CAAGTGCTTCATCGAACAGTTTGAAATGGCGTGTCAGGGTTGCCGTGGAATAGACATAGAACGGTGTGCCAACAGCTGCCGCGATTTCGGGAACAGGCACATCTTCAGCGTGAAGAACACCGTCGCGATAAAGAAAATGGTCCACTAACTCGTCCTTCTTGGCATTCCGGCGTTCGGGATATCAGATCAACGTCGAACCCCAACCCCAAATTCGTCACACAATCGGACGAGACCGCAGATAAAGATAAAGCGGCAGACCGCAGCTGACGCCAATACCGAATGTTGCAGGTATCGCGAGCAAGGCGATCCAGTTCTTGCGGACCAACGTTTCGGACAGAATGAATATCGTCAGCGTGATAGCCGCAATTGTCAGATCCCAGACCAGTCCGCTACTGGCAGCATTCACGTGCCAGGCGTCCACCATTTTCATGATGTCCCAACCTTCAGCCTGAAACCAGCTGATGAAATAATACATCGGATGGATCGCGCCCCAGATCGCAAGGGCAAGGTAGACGTAGCGCATCTTCATAACTCCAATGGGATGTATCTATTGGCTGCCAAGCTGCGAAACCGTAGTCGTCAGACTCTGCAACAGTCTAAAGGCCCACGTTGATGCTGACCGGCCCATTCGTGGCACCGACGCTGGCCGTTGGCGTGACACCACCGGATCCGATACTCAGCCCAAGGTTCGCTGTGGGGCGGATCGGTTCGCCAGCTGCGCCACAGCCAAAAAGCGCAACTGCGCCCAACATTATCAGAACTCGTTTCATGCCAAACGTTCCTTCCAAGCCGAAACCTGCTGGCGCACATTCGCCGGCGCAGTTCCACCAAAACTCGTGCGAGACGCCACCGAATTTTCGACGCCAAGCACTTCAAAAACCGCCTCCGTGATCCCGGCGTGAACACTTTGCATGTCTGACAGCGTCAGGTCCGGCAAATCCGCACCATTGCTTTCTGCAAGTGCCACAAGTGATCCGGTCACATGGTGCGCGTCGCGGAAAGGTAGTCCAAGTTCGCGCACGAGCCAGTCTGCAAGATCCGTAGCTGTCGAAAATCCGCTGGCTGCTGCGGCTTTCAGACTTTCGCGGTTTGCTGACATGTCAGCAACCATTCCTGCCATGGCAGCAAGCGCCAGCATCAGGTTGTCAGCCGCATCAAACACCTGTTCCTTGTCTTCCTGCATGTCTTTGGAATAGGTCAGCGGCAACCCCTTCATCACCGTCATCAATGCCACGTTTGCCCCGAAAATCCGGCCAATCTTGGCCCGGATTAACTCAGCCGCATCCGGATTGCGCTTTTGTGGCATGATGGACGACCCAGTCGACCACTTGTCAGACATTTTCACGAAGCGGAATTGTGCCGAAGACCATATCACCAATTCCTCGGCCAGACGCGAAAGATGCATCGCGCAGATGCTGGCCGCCGCCAGATACTCCAACGCAAAATCCCTGTCGGATACAGCATCGAGAGAGTTCGACATCGGACGCTCAAATCCAAGCGCCTTTGCCGTCATATCGCGGTCAATCGGAAAAGACGTGCCCGCAAGCGCTGCCGCACCAAGCGGCGATGTGTTCATCCGCCTGCGCGCGTCGGCGAAACGCGATCTATCCCGGTCGAGCATTTCAACATAAGCCAACATGTGATGACCCCATGTCACCGGCTGGGCGGTTTGAAGATGTGTAAAACCGGGCATGACCCAGTCTGCACCGGCTTCAGCCTGACCAAGCAGCGCCTTCTGAAGCGCCAATAGCGCAGAATCCGCCGCATCGCATTGATCGCGCACCCAAAGTCTGAAATCGACCGCGACCTGATCGTTGCGCGAACGGGCGGTATGCAAACGCCCTGCAGGCTCACCCACCAGGTCTTTCAAACGGGCTTCGACATTCATGTGAATGTCTTCAAGTACCGCGGAAAACGGGAACTCACCTGCTTCGATCTCTGACAAGACCGTGAGCAGGCCTTCCTTAATCGCTTCGGCATCTTTATCGCTAATGATGCCTGTAGCAGCAAGCATGCTGGCATGGGCCCGTGAACCTGCGATGTCTTGGGAAGCAAGGCGCTGGTCAAACGAGATCGAGGCGTTTATCGCCTCCATGATCGCGTCTGGTCCGGCGGCAAAACGCCCGCCCCACATGGTGTTCGCGGATTTGGTCATAAAGGAAGCCCTATGCGGAAATTTACGTCAGCCCTGCTTTACCTAAGCCTTGCAACGCTTGCAAATGCAGACCCTGTCGACATCAGCGCATTGCGCGACGGGGATATGCGCAAACTGACCGTTCATTCCGAACCAATGCCCGGATCCGATGTACCGTTTACCGGCGAAGACGGTACTGAAATGACGCTTGCCACGTACGAGGGCAAGCATGTCGTTTTGAATTTCTGGGCAACATGGTGTGCGCCTTGCCGCAAAGAAATGCCGCAACTTGCCGATCTTCAGGAACAGCTTGGCGGTGACAACTTCAAAGTTGTCACCATCGCCACCGGGCGTAACGCGCGGCCCGCAATGGAAGAGTTCTTTGATGATATCGACGTAGACAACCTTCCGCTTCATACCGATGCACGGCAAAACCTTGCCCGCAGCATGGGCGTGTTGGGGCTACCTGTCACTGTCATATTGGACCCTAACGGGATGGAAATCGCCCGCTTGCAGGGCGATGCTGAATGGAACAGCGACAGCGCATTCGCCATTATCCGCGCCTTGACCGAAACAGATGATCAGAGCTAGGCCCGACCGGGCGTGGACGACAGCAAAACAGGGTCGATGCCCAGTATTTTTAACGCACCGGTCCACTTATGCTCGTTCGCTCGACCGAATATGATGTCCTCTTTCGCATCACAGGTCAGCCAGCCATTCTGCGCGATTTCACCTTCCAACTGATCAGGTCCCCAGCCGGCATAACCGAGGGCAAGCAGGGATGTCCTTGGGCCCTTGCCCCGCGCCATATCTTCAAGAATATCAAGGGTCGCAGTCATGCAAATGCCGGTGTCGACCTCCATCGTCCCCGTTTCCGACCTGTAATCTTCGCTGTGCAACACGAAACCACGCACGTTTTCCACGGGCCCGCCATAGTGAACGCGGACGTCTTTGGCGTCATCTTCCGGATCAATACCAAGTTGGCCAAGCAACTCTTTGAACCGCACGCCCGGTTGAGGCTTGTTCACGATCAGCCCCATCGCACCTTCTTTGGAATGCGCACACATGTAGATAACGCTTTGTTGGAACCGCGGATCGCCCATCATGGGCATCGCGATCAACATCTTGCCGCATAAATTGCTTTCCATCGCGTCCATGCTGCCAAGATGAGCGCACGGGCGGTTATGTCAAGTTGTTCACGTCCGCGATATATCGCTGAAATGGATATTCCATTGTTGGAAATCACGCGTAGATAGGATGGATGTTAAAGAATCTATGCCTTTCCATCGCGCTTGCCTGCATCGCGCAGTCCGCATCAGCCGGTCCCGCCGACGACGTGGTGTCTGTCGAAGTCCTGTCAGGCTGGCAGACCGAAAGCGGTAGTCAGATGGCAGGTCTACGCATTAAACTGGCACCCGGTTGGAAGACCTATTGGCGCGCACCCGGCGATGCTGGCATTCCCCCCATCATCAGCTTTCTGGGGTCCGACAACATCGCGAACACGCGCGTACAATGGCCCGTGCCAGAAGTATTCTATGAACAAGGCATGCGCAGCATCGGCTATTACGACGAGGTCGTTGTTCCAATCGAATTGATGCCAAAAACGGCAGGGACACCGATGACACTCAGCGGCGAAATGCAGATCGGCGTTTGCGAGGAAATCTGTGTCCCGGCGCATTTGGCATTCAGCGCCGTCATTCAACCAGGCGGCAACCGCTCGCCCGCCATCGTTGCGGCTCTGATTGATCGCCCCCTCACCGAAAAAGAAGCTGGCGTAACGCAGGCGATCTGCAGCTTTGCACCGGCTCCAAACGGCGTTGTCGTTAGCACGACACTTGCGCTACCGCATACAGGTGGCACCGAAGCCGTCGTGATCGAGGCAGGTGATCCGCACATTTGGGTGTCCGAGCCCGACGTCGTCAGAACAGGCAATCAAATCACCGCCACGTCGCGCATGGTTCACAGCAATGGCATAAGCTTTTCGCTGAACCGCGCGAATATTCGCATCACAGTTCTGGGTGCAAATCACGCAGTCGACGTCCGCGGGTGCAGTGCAGGCTAGGCCGTTGATTTGTTCGTCAACGCAAAAATCGCGGCAGTCACGAAATAGACCAGCACAATAAATGCGGCAACCAGCGCGATAAACAGGCCCAGTGCCGGGGCAAGCCCTCCGTTCAGCATCGGAAGCACAGTCGCCAGAATTGTCAGCGGCTGGCCTGTCACGATCACTGGACCGAACAGAACTCCAGCCAACAAAAACGCACCGAAACCTGCAATTCCGGCTGGCAGCCACATTGCGGGCCGGCGACTGCGCAAAGCGCGTTTGGCGGCACGAACCTGCTTGCCGACATCATGCTGCACCGCCATCAAAGACGGAACGACCAACAGCACAAGCACCATCCCGAATCCAAGACCGAAGACAAGCGTGACCACGGTCGGTTTCAGGAATTCGGCCTGATTGGACCCCTCATAAAGGAGCGGTGCAAGCCCTAACACAGTGGTCAATGTAGTTAAAAGCACCGGTCGCAAGCGATCGCACGCGCCGTCAATGATGGCAGGTATCAGTCCGCGATCCTCCGCATATTCGTCAATCGTCGTTACCAGAACAATTGAATCGTTGATCACGATTCCGACCATGCCGATCAGTCCGACGACCGTGAACATGCTCATCGGAATGCCCCAAAGGAAGTGTCCGTAAATCGTTCCAACAAGGCCAAACGGTATGATCGCCATAACAACAAGAGGACGGGTCCAACTGCTGAAGATCCATGCCAGCGACAGGAAAATACCGCATAAAACAAGGATCAACCCGTTGCGTGCGTCAGTCAGAAAGCGGCTTTCCTGTTCGCTCAAACCAGACAGTGCCGTCTCGACACCAAAGCGTTCCTGAATATCGGGAAGGATCGTGTCATTGATAATACCCTGAATTTCAGATGCGCGATCGGCGTTTTCATCATCAAGGTCGCCGGTGACAGATACCAAAGCTATTCCGTTTTCACGTCGGATCGTTGAAAAACCGGTGCGGCTTTGGACAGTGACGACATCACCCAAGGGGACGTAGACACCATTGCTGGTGCGGATTTGCATACGATCAAGGAAATCGGCTGACAGTTCATCAGCAGGCAGTTCCACGTTGATCGTCGCCGACCTTGCACCCACCGGATAACTTGCAGCCTCAATTCCGCCAAGGCGGTTCCGCAGGACACGTCCCAAACCGTCAATGCTCAAGCCCAGCGCCTCGCCCTGCGGTGTCAGCTCCAACAGCAACTCTTCCTTGTCATAGGCAAGGCTGTCCTCAAGACCACTGATTTCGCCAAACTGCGCCAATTCGGACTTAAGCGCCTCTGCCGCGTCTTTCAGAACCTCGGGAGACGCGCCAGACAACTGGATCGACAGGCTGTCGCCCCCCGGTCCACTGCCCCATGACCGAAAGCTGACCGTTTCCGCCATCGGATGTTGCCGCACGCTTTCCTGCAGATCAGCGACAAACGCGTAGCTTGAATAGGGTCGGCTGTCTGCATCAATCAGCGTGATGGACACGGACCCAAGTTGGTCAGGGTCCTTCTGCCCAGACCCCGCAATCGCCCGGCCAGAATTTCCACCGACTTGCGCAACAACGAACTGCAAGGGGCTTTGTCCATAGCGCTCTTGATAGTCTGCGCCCAATGCCTCGGTCGCGCGTTGCAGTTCGCGCATCATTTCGATGGTGTCTTCGCGGGTTGCACCGGGCAACATCGTAAAGTTACCGGTGACCTGACCTTGTTCTGGCGCGTTAAAGAAACGCCACTGCACGTCACCACGCACGACAAGCGCAACCTGACTGGCAAGGATCAGGACAACACCCGCAAGAACCGGATACCGCGCCCAGATCACGCCGGCCATGAACGGGCGGAAACAGGTCCGGCGGAACCAGTCAAAACCGCGGTTCACGATCCGCGAGGGGATGTCGTACCAGTGCTGCTTTTTTGTGTGGCCGATCGAATGGCTCAGGTGATGGGGAAGGATCAGAAAGCATTCAACCAAAGACGCCGCCAGCACAACGATCACCGTGAATGGAATATCGGCGATCAGGTCACCGAACCGTCCGCCGATAACGATCAGACCGAAAAAGGCGATAATCGTCGTCAACGTCGCTGAAAAGACCGGACTGAACATG
It encodes:
- a CDS encoding DUF2834 domain-containing protein, with the protein product MRYVYLALAIWGAIHPMYYFISWFQAEGWDIMKMVDAWHVNAASSGLVWDLTIAAITLTIFILSETLVRKNWIALLAIPATFGIGVSCGLPLYLYLRSRPIV
- the argH gene encoding argininosuccinate lyase; its protein translation is MTKSANTMWGGRFAAGPDAIMEAINASISFDQRLASQDIAGSRAHASMLAATGIISDKDAEAIKEGLLTVLSEIEAGEFPFSAVLEDIHMNVEARLKDLVGEPAGRLHTARSRNDQVAVDFRLWVRDQCDAADSALLALQKALLGQAEAGADWVMPGFTHLQTAQPVTWGHHMLAYVEMLDRDRSRFADARRRMNTSPLGAAALAGTSFPIDRDMTAKALGFERPMSNSLDAVSDRDFALEYLAAASICAMHLSRLAEELVIWSSAQFRFVKMSDKWSTGSSIMPQKRNPDAAELIRAKIGRIFGANVALMTVMKGLPLTYSKDMQEDKEQVFDAADNLMLALAAMAGMVADMSANRESLKAAAASGFSTATDLADWLVRELGLPFRDAHHVTGSLVALAESNGADLPDLTLSDMQSVHAGITEAVFEVLGVENSVASRTSFGGTAPANVRQQVSAWKERLA
- a CDS encoding TlpA disulfide reductase family protein → MRKFTSALLYLSLATLANADPVDISALRDGDMRKLTVHSEPMPGSDVPFTGEDGTEMTLATYEGKHVVLNFWATWCAPCRKEMPQLADLQEQLGGDNFKVVTIATGRNARPAMEEFFDDIDVDNLPLHTDARQNLARSMGVLGLPVTVILDPNGMEIARLQGDAEWNSDSAFAIIRALTETDDQS
- a CDS encoding YqgE/AlgH family protein, with the translated sequence MESNLCGKMLIAMPMMGDPRFQQSVIYMCAHSKEGAMGLIVNKPQPGVRFKELLGQLGIDPEDDAKDVRVHYGGPVENVRGFVLHSEDYRSETGTMEVDTGICMTATLDILEDMARGKGPRTSLLALGYAGWGPDQLEGEIAQNGWLTCDAKEDIIFGRANEHKWTGALKILGIDPVLLSSTPGRA
- a CDS encoding protein-disulfide reductase DsbD domain-containing protein; its protein translation is MLKNLCLSIALACIAQSASAGPADDVVSVEVLSGWQTESGSQMAGLRIKLAPGWKTYWRAPGDAGIPPIISFLGSDNIANTRVQWPVPEVFYEQGMRSIGYYDEVVVPIELMPKTAGTPMTLSGEMQIGVCEEICVPAHLAFSAVIQPGGNRSPAIVAALIDRPLTEKEAGVTQAICSFAPAPNGVVVSTTLALPHTGGTEAVVIEAGDPHIWVSEPDVVRTGNQITATSRMVHSNGISFSLNRANIRITVLGANHAVDVRGCSAG
- a CDS encoding efflux RND transporter permease subunit; amino-acid sequence: MQKRTDRLSNSVGGIFSYFTRHKTIANLLLLLMLASGLIAFPNMRAQFFPDVVVDSVEVSVFWPGAGPEDVDAGVVQIVEPVLQAVDGVSATSTTAFEGRAGFTVEFLPGTDIDRANEDVQLALDSITNLPADAEDPEIRRGGWSDRVTDVVITGPVGVDQLGRFADEFVIRLFAEGVTQTSISGVAAPSTVVEVPSTALIKYDIGMAEIADRIAEEAEADPAGDVSNATRVRTGIAKRTADQIGQISLRQNPDGSNLTVSDVATVRVEGPDRERAFFVGDDPAIQVRVNRTSSGDAIGLQRSVEDVAAEMEASLPAGVSMTLVNTLAEQITGRLDILLDNGLMGLGLVVLLLFLFLNARTAFWVAAGIPAAMFAAIGLMYLFGITINMISLFALIITLGIVVDDAIVVGEHADFRARRLGEAPAVAAERAATRMFSPVFSATLTTIIAFFGLIVIGGRFGDLIADIPFTVIVVLAASLVECFLILPHHLSHSIGHTKKQHWYDIPSRIVNRGFDWFRRTCFRPFMAGVIWARYPVLAGVVLILASQVALVVRGDVQWRFFNAPEQGQVTGNFTMLPGATREDTIEMMRELQRATEALGADYQERYGQSPLQFVVAQVGGNSGRAIAGSGQKDPDQLGSVSITLIDADSRPYSSYAFVADLQESVRQHPMAETVSFRSWGSGPGGDSLSIQLSGASPEVLKDAAEALKSELAQFGEISGLEDSLAYDKEELLLELTPQGEALGLSIDGLGRVLRNRLGGIEAASYPVGARSATINVELPADELSADFLDRMQIRTSNGVYVPLGDVVTVQSRTGFSTIRRENGIALVSVTGDLDDENADRASEIQGIINDTILPDIQERFGVETALSGLSEQESRFLTDARNGLILVLCGIFLSLAWIFSSWTRPLVVMAIIPFGLVGTIYGHFLWGIPMSMFTVVGLIGMVGIVINDSIVLVTTIDEYAEDRGLIPAIIDGACDRLRPVLLTTLTTVLGLAPLLYEGSNQAEFLKPTVVTLVFGLGFGMVLVLLVVPSLMAVQHDVGKQVRAAKRALRSRRPAMWLPAGIAGFGAFLLAGVLFGPVIVTGQPLTILATVLPMLNGGLAPALGLFIALVAAFIVLVYFVTAAIFALTNKSTA